From a region of the Ischnura elegans unplaced genomic scaffold, ioIscEleg1.1, whole genome shotgun sequence genome:
- the LOC124173425 gene encoding histone H2B, protein MPPKTSGKAAKKAGKAQKNISKGDKKKKRRRKESYAIYIYKVLKQVHPDTGISSKAMNIMNSFVNDIFERIAAEASRLAHYNKRSTITSREVQTAVRLLLPGELAKHAVSEGTKAVTKYTSSK, encoded by the coding sequence ATGCCACCCAAGACTAGCGGAAAGGCTGCCAAGAAGGCCGGCAAGGCCCAGAAGAACATCTCCAAGGGAGACAAGAAGAAGAAGCGCAGGAGGAAGGAGAGCtacgcaatctacatctacaaggtgTTGAAGCAGGTCCACCCTGACACCGGTATCTCCTCCAAGGCCATGAACATCATGAACTCCTTCGTCAACGACATCTTCGAGAGGATCGCCGCCGAGGCTTCCCGTCTCGCTCACTACAACAAGCGCTCCACCATCACCTCCAGGGAGGTGCAGACCGCCGTCAGGCTCCTGCTCCCCGGTGAACTGGCCAAGCACGCCGTGTCTGAGGGCACCAAGGCTGTGACCAAGTACACCAGCTCCAAGTAA
- the LOC124173431 gene encoding putative protein TPRXL: MDRLPRPNSRIRRPSSLCSLRSYALRSLGPPPFLSTVKSPSVPPDGKGAFKVAEPSASPLQDSPDSPGSSVPSARVSRDAPLDDAASPSAQDNTPPRAAMSSLSPFKDTSMRLLTSPKSAFVPIQPAATSTPSSVLTLVRATPAKPSSINPSNTVRLNATRPPSGDPARPPPATTCPPERPTLNSPQPTQQPQRTSPLQVSGLPRNCSQRGFSQAWRAVFPGLSQVSGVVDTDRGTAVVHVTAKEMEFLRRTAAREVFGWGNDAASYANVLTRNG; encoded by the coding sequence ATGGACCGGCTCCCGCGCCCAAACTCCCGCATCCGCCGCCCAAGCTCCCTATGCTCCCTGCGGAGTTACGCCCTAAGATCTCTCGGACCACCGCCATTCCTCTCGACAGTTAAGTCGCCCAGCGTGCCCCCGGATGGCAAAGGTGCTTTCAAGGTGGCGGAGCCGTCTGCCTCGCCACTGCAGGATTCACCAGACTCCCCGGGCTCAAGCGTGCCGTCAGCACGAGTGAGTCGGGATGCACCCCTAGATGATGCTGCCTCGCCCTCTGCGCAGGACAACACTCCCCCCCGCGCTGCAATGTCCTCCCTTTCGCCATTTAAGGACACATCCATGAGGTTGCTCACCTCCCCTAAGTCCGCCTTTGTCCCGATCCAACCTGCGGCTACCTCAACCCCATCCTCGGTGCTTACTCTGGTACGCGCCACTCCAGCTAAACCCTCTTCCATAAACCCGAGCAATACCGTCCGCCTTAATGCGACAAGGCCTCCATCCGGGGACCCAGCACGCCCCCCACCTGCTACCACCTGCCCCCCCGAGAGACCAACCCTCAACTCACCCCAACCTACCCAGCAACCACAACGGACCTCTCCCCTCCAAGTTTCGGGCCTCCCTAGGAACTGCAGTCAGCGCGGGTTTTCCCAAGCCTGGCGCGCGGTTTTCCCGGGACTCAGCCAAGTCTCCGGAGTGGTAGATACTGACAGGGGCACGGCTGTGGTACATGTAACGGCCAAGGAGATGGAATTCCTCAGGCGCACGGCAGCCAGAGAGGTCTTCGGATGGGGCAACGACGCCGCGAGCTACGCCAACGTTTTAACCCGCAATGGATAA
- the LOC124173429 gene encoding histone H4, translating to MTGRGKGGKGLGKGGAKRHRKVLRDNIQGITKPAIRRLARRGGVKRISGLIYEETRGVLKVFLENVIRDAVTYTEHAKRKTVTAMDVVYALKRQGRTLYGFGG from the coding sequence ATGACTGGACGTGGCAAGGGAGGAAAAGGCTTGGGGAAAGGAGGCGCCAAGCGTCATCGCAAGGTTCTTCGCGACAACATCCAGGGCATCACCAAGCCAGCCATTCGCCGTTTGGCCCGCCGTGGAGGAGTCAAGCGTATCTCCGGACTCATCTACGAGGAGACCCGCGGTGTCCTCAAGGTGTTCCTGGAGAACGTGATCCGTGACGCCGTCACCTACACCGAACACGCCAAGAGGAAGACCGTTACCGCCATGGACGTCGTGTACGCCCTCAAGCGCCAGGGACGCACCCTGTACGGATTCGGTGGTTAG
- the LOC124173422 gene encoding histone H2A, producing MSGRGKGGKVKGKSKSRSSRAGLQFPVGRIHRLLRKGNYAERVGAGAPVYLAAVMEYLAAEVLELAGNAARDNKKTRIIPRHLQLAIRNDEELNKLLSGVTIAQGGVLPNIQAVLLPKKTEKKA from the coding sequence ATGTCCGGACGAGGAAAGGGAGGCAAAGTCAAGGGGAAGTCCAAGTCCCGTTCCAGCAGGGCCGGACTTCAGTTCCCCGTGGGACGTATTCACCGTCTTCTCCGCAAGGGCAACTACGCCGAGCGTGTCGGTGCCGGTGCCCCCGTGTACCTGGCCGCCGTCATGGAGTACCTCGCCGCAGAAGTTTTGGAGTTGGCCGGTAACGCCGCCCGTGACAACAAGAAGACTAGGATCATCCCTCGTCACCTCCAACTGGCCATCCGTAACGACGAGGAGTTGAACAAGCTCCTCTCAGGCGTCACCATCGCCCAGGGTGGTGTCTTGCCCAACATCCAGGCCGTGCTTCTGCCCAAGAAGACCGAGAAGAAGGCTTAA
- the LOC124173415 gene encoding late histone H1-like: MVRYLEGGKRENFIASYLSSETMADATAAAAAAPPAAQPSGTAAVKPLPAASAASKKASKGAASKKARAKPSHPPTSEMVNNAVKSLKERGGSSLQAIKKYIAASYKVDAEKLSPFIKKYLKSAVTSGTLVQTKGKGASGSFKLSSTTLKDKAAPAAAKAKKTAAKKTAAAKKPKPAKKEKAATKRSAPKERSKSAPPAKKAKKADKPKKKPAAAKPAAKAAKSPSKAKKAPTKPKAPKPKKTPTKPKPAAAKKAAAAPKKK; the protein is encoded by the coding sequence atggtacgatatctcGAAGGTGGGAAACGCGAAAATTTCATCGCTTCATACCTCTCGTCCGAGACCATGGCAGACGCTACCGCAGCAGCCGCAGCAGCGCCCCCGGCGGCCCAGCCGTCCGGCACCGCAGCCGTCAAGCCCCTGCCCGCCGCCTCCGCAGCATCCAAGAAGGCCAGCAAGGGCGCCGCCTCCAAGAAGGCCCGCGCAAAGCCCTCCCATCCACCGACCTCCGAGATGGTCAACAACGCCGTCAAGAGCCTCAAGGAACGCGGCGGCTCCTCCCTCCAGGCCATCAAGAAGTACATCGCCGCCTCCTACAAGGTCGACGCCGAGAAGCTCTCCCCCTTCATCAAGAAGTACCTCAAGTCCGCCGTCACCTCCGGCACACTCGTACAGACCAAGGGCAAGGGAGCGTCGGGGTCCTTCAAGCTGAGCTCCACCACGCTGAAGGACAAGGCTGCACCCGCTGCAGCCAAGGCGAAGAAGACCGCAGCCAAGAAGACCGCCGCGGCCAAGAAGCCCAAGCCcgcgaagaaggagaaggctgccaccaagcggtccgcgcCCAAGGAGCGCTCCAAGTCCGCGCCTCCTGCGAAGAAGGCAAAGAAAGCAGACAAGCCCAAGAAGAAGCCCGCAGCAGCCAAGCCAGCGGCGAAGGCAGCAAAGTCCCCATCGAAGGCGAAGAAGGCGCCCACCAAGCCCAAGGCGCCCAAGCCCAAGAAGACGCCCACCAAGCCCAAGCCCGCGGCAGCAAAGAAGGCCGCCGCCGCCCCCAAGAAGAAGTGA